The nucleotide window ACATCATGTATTCGTCTGGCACGACCGGCCTTCCCAAGTGCATGGTCCAGAGTGCCGGAGGTATACTTATCCATCATATGAAGGAGCTGGCCCTGCATACGGATGTGAAAAGGGAGGACAATATCTTCTATTTCACCACCTGCGGATGGATGATGTGGAACTGGCTCACGAGTTCCCTTTCCCTTGGCGCGACCCTTGTCCTCTTCGATGGGTCACCTTTCTACCCGAATCCTGGAGCTCTTTTTAAAATGGCCGACAAAATCGGTGTAACGATCTTCGGCACCAGCGCGAAATATCTCTCTGCTGTAAACAAGGTCGGGCTGAAGCCAGCTGAAGAGTTCGGACTTTCATCGCTCAGGGCCATTCTCTCCACCGGTTCACCACTCAGTGTGACCGAGTTCGATTTCGTGTACAGACATATAAAGAAAGACCTGTGCCTGTCCTCGATTGCCGGAGGGACCGACCTCAACGGCTGTTTTGCCGCTGGTAATCCGATGGGACCAGTCTACAGGGGTGAGTTGCAATGCAGGACCCTGGGCATGAATGTGAGAGCTTTCGGGTCTTCGGGGCAGTCCGTTGAAAATGAACAGGGAGAACTGGTCTGCCTGTCTCCCTTCCCATCGATGCCTATATATTTCTGGGATGACGAGGACGGCGTAAAGTATCACAGGGCATATTTTGATGTGTATCCTGGCATATGGCGGCATGGGGACTATGTGATGATCACCGGCACAGGAGGAGTAATCTTTTACGGCAGATCAGATTCTACCCTGAACCCGGGAGGTGTCCGCATCGGAACCTCCGAGATCTACAGACAGGTCGATACGATTGAAGAAATCGAAGATTCTCTTGTAATCGGTCAGGATTGGAAAGACGATGTAAGGGTGATCCTCTTCGTCAAACTGCGTGCGGGGTTCGAACTGAGCGAAGAACTGATAACGAAAATAAAGAAGACGATCAGGAAGAATACCACACCGAGACACGTTCCCGCCAAGATACTGCCAATAGCCGATATCCCCTATACGATAAATATGAAAAAAGTCGAGATTGCAGTAAACAAGATCATCCATGGCAAGTCAGTCACCAACCAGGAAGCACTGAGAAACCCGGAAGCGCTCGAATTGTACAGGGACATCCCTGAGCTTTCACTGGACTGACCATCGCTGCCTCGTGTGGCCCCATTGGGGACCTAAACGTCGAAGCAGCCTATATGTCTTGATATCACGAGACGCTGGATCTCCGAAGTACCCTCTCCTATAGTCAGGAGCTTGTAGTCGCGGAAGAACCTCTCGACCTTGTATTCCTTCATCAGGCCGTATCCACCCAGTATCTGCACTGCGTTGTCGACAACCCGGCCCATCACTTCGCTGCAGTATAATTTCGACATGGCCGCCTGCTTTGAGAATGGTTTTCCCGCGTCCTTGAGGGCGCATGCTTTATAAAGAAGCGCTCGAGCAGCCTCGATCTCTGTAGCCATATCGGCAAGTTTAAACCCGTTCGCCTGGAATGTAGAAATGGCTCTTCCGAACTGCTCCCTTTCCCGCGCGTATTGAAGGGCAAGTTCGAATGCCCCCTGAGCACCTCCAAGTCCCATCGCCGCGATCGCAAGTCTGCCGTTGTCGAGGGTTTCGAGCATCTGCTTAAAACCTTCTCCTCTTTTTCCAAGAAGGTTCGCTTCGGGAACCCTGCAGTCCTCGAAGAAGAGTTCCCCGGTATCTGACGCCCTCCACATCATCTTCCCTGTCATCTTCTTCGCCTCGAATCCTGGAGTACCGTTCGGGACGAGGATACAGGACATCTCTTTCTTGCCATCGCTTCTCTGGCCGGTTATCGCCTGGACGGTACAGACGCTGGCGAGTTCGGAACTTGAGTTAGTGATAAATATCTTGCTGCCGTCTATCACCCACTCACTACCTTCCATCTTCGCTGTAGTCTTGCTCGCTCCGGCATCTGAACCCGCGTCTGGTTCTGTCAGGCCAAAGGAGGCGAGAATCTCGCCCTTGCAGAGCCTGGGAAGCCATTCCTCTTTCTGCTCCTCGTTCCCGTAATAATAGATAGGGCCGATACCCAGAGAATTCCCTGCCGCGACTGTCGCTCCCTGCGACCCGTCGATCCTGGCGATCTCCTCGACCGCAATTATGTATGAGAGGTAGGTCATACCGGATCCGCCATATTTCTCTGGAACGATTATCCCGAAAAGCCCCATCTCGGCCATCTTCCGGGTAAGCTCGATAGAGAATTCTTCCTTCTCATCCAGCTCCAGAGCTACAGGAGCTATCTCGTTCTCGGCGAAGTCACGGATACTGTCGCGCAGCATCCTCTGCTCTTCAGCAAGTCCGTAATTAATGCTACTACCCCCCTGTTACACAACTCACTTCATGTATATTCTAGAAACTGAACCCTTCAGGCAGATCTTCTGCCTTCGTCCCGTCAGGGACCCAGGAGAGGTCCAGGATCGTAAATGTCGGATTCTTCGTCCTGAATATGGGAACGACCTTCATCCCCATCTCAGGTTCACCGATCGACATGTAACTCATCAGGATCGTATCGACTCCCTCAAACTCGATATTTATGAACTTTATTGGCTTATCGAGCACATTGAAGGCACCTGAGCGTTCACATACCATGAATGTGTGAACACTGGATTTAGTCCTGGCTTTATCGGTCATATCCAGGACTGTGTTCTTGCCGAGACAGTCAGGACAATGGATCCTGAACGGCTGGTAGATCGTTCCCTTGTACTCGCAGTCGGGATTGTCACATCTTGTGGCCAGCAATTTACCTTCTCCAAGTGCTTCGAAGAATGGTGCCTCTCCACCATACATGTGGATATAGGTCATAGCCCTCGGATTTGTCACCCCCATCAGCTTCAATCCATCATCTTCGTTCCGTATGGGCGTATTGGGAGTGGGGTGATGAAATTCACCCTTCAGCTTGTATCTTCTGTTCTTAACATTTACCTGTCCGAACGTACTCATTATCGTTCTCCTTTATGCGTCTTTGTCGATAAGATGATCGGGATCCATAAGAATGGTCGATGTCACATGTGAGCCGACGCCGGCGTGGCTGATGGCCATACCTCTCTTCGCGCCCTTGACCTGCAGGTCGGTCCAGTCAGCAGGTTTCTCCCTGAAGAACTCTTTCCATCTCTTATCGTCACCATGAATCTCGGCCCATCTGTTCCAGATGTGCATAGCGACCTCGAATGTCTGCATGATTCCAGTCGCCCCGACAGCGTGCATGCATCCTATGAGCCCACCCGATATATTGGAGGGAAGCCTGCCCGGCTCACCTGTATTCGGATTCGTGTGGTAACAGTCTCCCGACTCGACATAATCACGGCCCTCGCCGTATGGCCTCACGCCGATGTCTTCATACGACTGAACGTCACTGATCGTGAACGCGTCATGCAGCTCAAGGAGATCCAGGTCCTCGTTCGGGTCTTTTACACCTGCCATCCTGTACCCGTAATAAGCTGCCATTCTCGCTCCAAGAAACCCGGTGAATCCCGGATACCTGTCTCCACCAGGGAACCTTTCCCCGAGGTCCTTGTACTGATCGGCTGTCTCATTCGGGAGAAGAGGTATTTCCATATTCCTTCTGTCGGCGGGCCTGAGCGTATGTGAACCGGCCGCGACCCAGATACGAAGGGGCTTGTGAGGGGAATCCTTGGTAAGCTTCATCGCTGTATCCTCATCACAGATGATCGCGCAGGCGGCGCCCACACTCATCAGACAGCAGTCAAGCGCCCTGAGAGGGTATGCCACTACCGGAGAATTGAGTACATCGTCTACGGTGATCTTCATCGGAGACTGCGCGAAAGGATTCATCCTGGCGTATCCGTGATGCTTCACGGATATCTCGGCCAGGGTCTTGCGGAAAGAATCCTCGGATTTACCGAAGACCTGCCAGTATTTCTGAGCCATTACAGCATAGTAGCCTGTATAAATGTGACCAAGTGGTGATTCCCAGTCCTTGTCAGCGGCACATGAGATCAGGAAGTTCCCCTCGTCGGTCGGAACCTCGTCCATCCTTTCCCAACCCATCGCCAACACACAGTCTGAATAACCGGAAGCTACTGCCTTGACAGCCTCCCAGAGAGTCGAACCACCGGTCGCCCCTCCTGTCTTTACACCGATATTTCCAAGCGGATCCAGGCCGAGACGGTCGTGGATTACAGCCTCACCGAGAAGCTGATCGCCGAAATGGTCGGCGAAATGTCCGTAATAGCATGAATGGATATATTTTTTCAATTCCGCTGCTGACATATTGATCATGTCCGCGGCCATCGTCAGCGCATCGACGCATAGCTCTTCTGTCCTTTTCTCGGGAATCGCCCTGCCGAACTTCGATTGGCCAGCCGTCACAAGATATACCGGCTTCATCATTTTCGGCACCTTCAACTGCTGTTCACTGAACTTGATCATTCCTTGGACTCCTTTTCCAGAAACGTTGGGATCTCGATGACCATTTACATTCCAGACTGCAAGAACAAGCAAGGATCGCTTGTTCCAGCAACACAAAATCGTGAGAAAGCTGTTTCTCACAACAATTATCCGAATAGCCTGATATGACCTTTCGCATTGTGATGCCCAGGCCGCATTAGCGCCGATTCTACCAGAGCCGCCTTCCAATGTCTAGATTTTATAATTGCATTTTTTGGTGTTGTTGATAGAGCCTGCATAGGCAGCCTTATGCTCAGGAATTACTGAGCGACAAGGGATTTATCAAGTGCCGTCATTTGAAGTCAATAAGCCTTATATGGTATAATCTATAGAGATAGAACGACATCATGAGAGGAGACATCATTGTTTAGGACTATTTATACATACCTCGTTTTTATCCTCATTATAACAGCTGCATCCAGCGGTACAGAAGCTATGGAAGTGAACTGTCACGACGGGTCTTCGATCAATGGGATTGAAGGTTTTGGCATACAGGTATTCTGCAATTCTCTAGCTGAGAAGATTCTCGTCCACGATTCCCTTGTCCGCGACTATGCCAGCATCCACCTGAGGTCATCAGGCCTGGATCTCACAGATGAGCTGGGCCCTGAATCCGGGATGTTCGGCGTATTTATCACCAGTGTGGAATGGATCGTGGACGGCAAAGTCAGGGGATATGCTACTTCTGTGAATATAAATGTCAACCGGACGGCTCTCTGCCTTCTTGGAGACGACGAATTTCACGCGATATCATCAATTGTCTGGGAAGAGGACCGGCTTGTCGTCACGGACGATCGACGCAGCCGCGATCTTATCCTTGATTCGATCTCCGGGACTCTCGACAATTTCCTGAAAGACTTCAGCAGGGCCGACCCCGAGAAAAACCTCGATCTTGCTGGCCGGAGATAATGGTCATTCACCCAGTATATCGAATAAAAGGGCTGGGTCGATATTCCCGCCACAGATGATGATAACTACTTTTTTACCCTGGTATTCTGACGCGACAGATTCGAACGCGGCAAGGGAGACTGCCGCCGCCCCCTCAACGGACCTCTCTTCTTCATCGATGATCCTTCTCAGGCTGGCCCTGATCTGATCCTCGCTGACGTCGATGAACCGGTCTACTATATCACGGCAGAGGTCGAAGGTAATGGCCCCTTGCTCGATACCACCAGCTGTCCCGTCGGAGATCGTGGGCAGAGACTCCACATCCACTATCCGTCCAGCTCTCACAGATTCTGCCATCGCTCTCGAATTCACAGGACTGCATCCGACTACTTCGATCTCCGGGTTCATGGACTTTAAATATCCTCCTGCTCCTGATATCAACCCTCCTCCACCTACAGATGCGAACAGGGCATCGACCCTGCCTGTCTGTCTGGATATCTCCAATCCTGCAGTTGCCTGGCCGGCGATCACAAGGGGATCGTTATAGGGAGAAAGGTAAAGCATGTCGTTTTCAACCGCGAAACGCCTCGCGTGAAGTTCGGTGTCCAGATTGTCAGTCCCGAAATATCTGATCTCGGAACCCGCGCTTTTCAAGCGATCGAGTTTAGCTGGAGACACCGTCTCGGGAACGAAGATAATACAATCTCGCCCCGTTTTCCGCAGAGCGTAGGCAACGGCCAGGCCATGATTGCCGGTCGATGCTGTCACTACTCCTCCGGGGAATTCACCCTCGTCTATCGCCATCACCCTGTTTAGAGCGCCGCGTACCTTGAATGATCCAGTGTACTGCGCATCTTCCAGTTTGAAAAATACTTCCCCACCGGACATATATGAAAGGTAATCAGAGCGGGAAAGAGGGGTCTGCCTCAAATGTGTGTGGATCCTCTCATACGCCTTCAGGGCAGCAGAAGGAATATCACCTGTCTTCATCTCCGGACTCCAATCATCATTGCCAGGATCCATATGCAATCTTGACGGCCAGCACCTCTTAAAGGTAACCTCTTTACATGTTGATGAAAAGGTTAAGATCGTTTTCAGGAATTTTCAAGGATGCCGCCTACGGATGGGTCAACGACGATGTGCCGGCGATGTCGGCAGCGATAGCCTATCACGCGATCCTCTCTCTCGCGCCCCTGCTCATAGTGTTGCTTGGAACAATAAGCATGATCTTCGGCGCTGAAGCTGTAGAGAATGAGCTTCTCGTCCAGATCGAACTCTCTGTCGGCCCCAGAGCCGCCATGGCAGTGAAAAGCGTGATGGACAACACACGTCAGACCACATCAGAAGCGGTCGCGGTCGGGGGAAGTTCACTTATACTTCTTATCATATTCTCCACTGGAGTATTCAAGCAGCTGATCGGATCGCTGAACGTGATATGGGGGCTCGCTGACGATGCTCGAAAAGGCTTCCGTGGTGGAGTGCTGAGGATGATAAGGAGACATATGTTGGCCTTCCTTATGCTGATCGGCCTGGCCCTCTGGCTGTATCTACTGCTCATTTCCAAGACTTTGACGATCATTCCGGAGAAAATCATCCTCGAATCCTTTCCGAAATCGGCAGGATACATGCCACAGGTCCCCGTTCTCCTCTCTCCGGTCCTGTTCACCTTCATTTTCGCTATTCTTTACCGTGTACTGCCTGACCGCCATATTCCCTGGAAAGATGTCTGGTTCGGCGCAGCGTTTACGGCGCTTCTTTCGGTCATCACCGAAAAACTCATAGGGTTCTATCTTCAGAAGACGATAGTAACTTCTCTCTATGGCGCTGCCGGTTCCCTTATCATCGTTCTCTTATGGATATACTGGTCGGCAGTCGTCTTCCTCTTCGGCGCCGAACTGGCAAGGGCATACGCGCACAGACTCGGATCACTTCGGCAGATCCCTACCGGGAACAATCCTGAAGACTAGCCACATTCCATTATTTCTCACATCTCGAAGGGGTAGATTAAACTTTACCTGACTCACGCGCACGATTCAGGAATTGTTTTTGCTATATACTCAGATGGAAGAGTGGCAACATAAATATTGTCTTTCAGGGCTGGTATAAAACAATAACTTAGCGACATCCACGCCTGAACTATGACCCGGTCATCTGTTGCAATCCGCTGCTTCTCCGAATCGGATCGCCACAGACGAAAGGAAATATGAAGGAATACGAGATAAAATATGTGGACGTCTTTACTACCTCTCCCTTTCATGGGAATTCCGCCGCGGTGATCACGGACGCAGAAGGACTTACGACCAATGACATGTACAAGATAGCCGGGGAGATCAATCTTTCCGAGTCGACTTTCGTCAGTCCCCCCGAATCGGGACGCTCCGCCGCAAAAATCAGATTCTTCACTCCGGATGTAGAATACAACCTCAGTGGACATGCGATGATCGGTACCTGCTTCGTCCTCGCGGAAAATGGTTTGATATCTTTGCCTGACGGGATGTCCCGTGTGGTAATTGATACCAAGGTCGGACCTATCCCCATCGAATTCACTTTTGAACAGGAAAGCCAGCGATCTACCAATTCAATTAATGGTGATCATGTAAGACTATCCGGTGAAAACAACGGGCTTCTTCGCAGTATCATGATGCAACAGACTGTCACTGATCATCGAACGACAGATCTTGATTTAAACGAAATCGCCTCTACACTCGGCATCGATCCCGGGCTTGTCCTTCATACCGGCCTTCCTTTGGAGATCCTGTCGAACGGCCTCATCCAGCTGGTGATCCCGATTCAGAACCAGTCTGCGCTTATCAATATGAATCCTGACCTGATTAAATTGAAACTGATGAATGACAGGTTCGGTATCCAGACGGTCGACATATTCACCCTCGATTCACTCGACGAGAAAAGTATCACATATTCCCGACATTTCTCTCCCGGATCCGGCTTGTGGGAAGACCCGGGGTCAGGTACCGCGGCGGTCAGTATCGCTACATATCTCGCCAGACACGGAGTTATTTCAAAAGGCTCCTATGTTATGAGACAGGGCAAGGATCTCGACCAGCTATGCGATGTCTTTGTGGACATAAGGGATAATAATAACGGGATGAACACGGCCTGGGTCGGAGGACTGGCAGTGACTTCCATAAAAAGGAAAATGTCGATTCGCGACCAGTCAATAATGATAGCCTGACACGTTTTCCAGAGAGTCCGTCAGGCAGATACTTGTCGCTGCTCAGTTCCAGACACCATCCATAAGTCTTCTGACAGTAATATATGCGTTGTCTGTACTCTCGATAAACATGTTGTAGAGTATTTTCGCCGCTTCAGGTGTATTCTCCATTCCGAAAGATTCAGCGACTGCTCCCATAGAGTCCATTTCTATCTCGTCCTGTGCTGCTACCTTGAGACGATATATATCTCTCAGCCTCCTGATAAAGTTCATATGCTCAATGATCATATCGAAGTCATCAGCCTTTTCCGGAGAAAGTTCCTTGAGATTCTCCAGCATCTTTCTCGAAAGAGGATCTCTGAGCCTGTGCCTCGCCTTATAAATGAGAAGAAGCATCTCGATATCCCTCTGCCCCCCGGGACACTCCTTGATGTTCGTGCGCACGGAGGCGTCAGTACTGGAATGTCTCCCCATCGTTTCCTGATAGAGATAATCAACAAATTCTCTGTTTCTCTCGAAGATCAGCGGCTCGACTATAGTCTTCATCAGTTTCTTGTCAAGTTTACGCGTGCCGGTCAACATCCTTGACCCGAGTATCTGTGAAAGGTCGACGTAGACGTTATCGCTCGTGCCCGACAAGTGATCGACCAACTGTTCGAAACTCACCAGATAACTTCCGAAATGGTCGGCGAAACGGTGATGAGGAAGTATTCCACGTTTGAGGATGTGAAAATTCATCTTCGCGACGATCCTGTTGCAGAGTGTGATCGTCTCTGCGTCACTTGAATCGAGGATAAAGAACATATCGTAATCATCGTCGAACCCCTGTTCCCTGGCATGTCCTCCCGCCGCATACATGGCCAGCAGATCGTGAGTCTGGACCGGATAACCATGCGCCATATGGACGTCCTGCATCGCAAACTCATAGAGAAGTTGAGTATATCTGTCACTGAACTCTATAAATTCTGCATCGGTTCGTTCACTGCCTGCTCCTGACAGCACCAGCAGGCTGACTCTTACGAATTCCATATCGTAGTAATCCCCGACACGCTTGAAGAGGATATCCAGAGGCTCCAGCGAAGTCAGGTCGCTGTACAGACCGTCACTTATTTCCCGGAGGCGTTCATTGTTGTAAAGATTCTTTATAAATACGGGGTACTTGCTCAATATAGGATGGAAATGCCTTCGAAAGAAATGACTGCTCTGCCTGTGGATATTCGTCAGGGCCACAAGTTGACCGTGGTATTTCGCTGTATCCGGCAGTACAGGTTTCTTCCTTATGATAGCCATGAAATTCTCCAGCTGCTTCCAGCTCAGATTCGCCAGGAAATTATTCAGGATCACCGGGTGTGAGACGGAAACCACCGAGAGAGAGTCTGATGCATCCGGCAGTTCCCCCAACTCATTTATCATCAGACTACTGAGAAATCCGAACAGTTCCCTTCCCTCATCGGTCTCCGACCTCTTCGCGAGGATCGTTAGGAATTTCAGGATCGGCGCGGGATCATGCTGTATCCCGGAGACATAGACAGATCCCACTCTTCTGCGCATCTTTTTATGCAGCATCGCGAACGATCTGATGAATTCGCTGTAGAACTCCCCAGAGGGGTCGTCCAGTTCATCAAGAAAATCGTCCCAGTATGTGATGTTCGCGGAAAAGAACGATTTCTTTATGAAATCGACAGCGAGATTCCCATTGTAATCCGGATCAGAATGAATCTTTCCCGACAGTATCGGCCGAAGGACACTGACATCTTTCAGGTGCTTTCTCAGATCTCCAGTAAGGATGTCTATCGCGTCTACACTTTTTTCCAGAAACCGGTAATAAAGGACCAGCATGAAATCCTCTGCAGGCACCATGCCTCTGTCTTCGAATCCGATCATTCGCGCGATACCGGCTACCATAGCCTCGACAGGCTCCTCCCTGATGGCGATTTCCTCATCCTGAGCCACCAGTAACTGATAGAGGTGTCGGAAAAGTTCGAAAAAACTCAGGGTCTTCTCAATGTCGTCATACTGTTCCTTTCGCCAGGTATCTTTTATCCTCAATTCATCCAGGATCTCCCACGCGTTGACCTTTTCGATACCATGAACCAGTTTCAGAGCGGACAGTAGCCCCCTGATAGGTCGCAATCCGTCTTCCTTCGGATTGATCGAGTAAGTTGAAAGAGGCCTTGAGAGTACCGAGCGGATCTCCCCCAGAATCCCACGAAGAAACCCCTCATGAAAACGATTCTGCCTGTTGTGGCTGTCGAAGAAAAACCTGTCTGTGACTCTTTCCCTGAACTCTTCGTGAAGATTCTTGCTGCCAAGGATGGTAGCTGCCCCGATCATCTCGTTAACCATGATGAAATCGTAGGCGTTCTTGTCGAGGACTTCTTCATACTCCTCTATTGTGGCAGTAAGGCTTTTACTTCCAACATATTCTGACAGATGAAAATGAAGCCTGGTGGCAGTCTTGAACATCTGGTTCGAAAGCTTTCCCAGCGCCCTGTTCAACGCTTCAGGATCCTCACCACTCCGCCTCACGATCCCAAGATCTATATCGTCCTGGTCAGATTTTGTGCCCACACCGAGCATTACGAATTCGGGATAAGAGATATCCTCGAGGAAGATACTCAATAGACCGTGCATATAACTCCTGGTAAGCTGCCTGAACATGCGGCCCACCTCAAGCATGAATTTTCTGCTTGTATGATCCCTCACTGTGCTTGTCGCCAGTTCAAGTTTTACAAGATCGACCATCCTGAGGTTCATATGCAGGAATTGCAGGGCATAATAGCAACCAAGCATTTCGAGGGCCTCGTCCTTCGATCGAGCGGATTTCCGAACTACATCCATTTCACCTGGAATATCCACGGAATAGCTCCACAGATGTACCCTGTCCCGCACACCCTCTCTCTCAAGCGCGGATAGCAACGAATCGATACTGGATGAGACCATGTGGATATATTTGAGATTGTAATTGCCGAGATTCGCCGTCTTTTCGGCAAGCCTCGCGAGAGGTTGTTTCATCTGTCCTCGTCCCTGTCACGTTTGTTCAGACACTGGATGTCTCTGCCTTCAAGAAGCCCGAACCCGTATTCAAAGGAAGCCAGGTATTCCTCTTCCAGTTTTTTCGGAGCCCTGCTCACGATTGCATCCTGTAACGATTTTCTGCTGATGACGTTACATGCCGAGGCAAATATTCCAAGGATTATGATATTCGTCTGAGCGTTTTTCAGGTCCTGCCCGGTATCGATGCATAGTCTCACCTTCTGCTCGAGTCTGCCATGAACCCTGTCGTCTGTTTCGATCTCCTCATCTATGACAAGCAGCCCACCTGGTTTAAGATCGCATATATAGGCATCATACGCATCGGGAGTGAGGGCAAGCAGAAAATCGACCAGTTCCACGCGGGGCGAATCGATGGCGCGGTCTGAAAGGATAAGGTCCGCCCGACAGGTGTTCCCCCTGGCCTCCGGCCCAAAAGAACAGCTCTCGGATGCATAAAGGTCTTCATATATCGCTGCTGCTTCCGCAAGTACCCTGGCAGCATCGATCAACCCGTGAGCTCCGGCTCCACTCAGCCTGATATCGTATCTAAACGACACGCCGACCCTCCTTGCATAAATCTCCCGAAGAGGATTCATCAGGTGCCACGATACACTTATGAATATTGTTTTACAAGGATGAAGATTGTACAGGGAATTTACGGCCTGACCCGCAGACCAGTCATCCCGTTCAGCCATCAGGAACAGCAAAAGACTGAACATCGATCTGCACGAACTGTCCATCGAACGGATCGGGATACGGAGGAACTCCGGAAACGATGATAGGGTTTCCCTGGTCATCCATATTCTTTGTCGATAACCCGTCACCACCCGAACCTGCATAAAGGGTTATCGTTGCTGAATGGTCCATCAGAATGGTTTTCTGAATATCCATCAGAAAACAATGATCTATTCCGGATGATCCCGCGTTTAAATAGTAAATCTGGAAAGGAGAGGATATCTGTATCCTGAATATATTGAAGGAGCTTTCGGCCGGTGTGCCCCCTGCGATCCACATCTCGTCCTTCATGATCCAGCCTGTATATGTCCTCTGCTCTACAAGCCCACGAAGCCTTATCGTCACCTCGTAAGTGACTCCCTCGTCCCCGACAAGCGTGGCAGATACTTCGTCAGATTCAGGGGTGGTGCAGTTGGCCTGGGCATTACCATCGCCGGTGCAGGGTAACTCTACCCGGATATCATCGAGCGAGGCTATCGGGTCACTCCCTGTAATGTTCTCATCCGAACTACAACCGACCATAAGCAGAATACATCCGATGCAGCAGCCACAGGCGAAAATAATCGAGAATCTTCTCACCGAAGCCTCCCTGTCCAGAAAGGATCATGGAATCAGACTATATTTCAGAGAATTCTTTTACCGGCTGTCTGTCAAAGTTCCAACCAGCAATCATCTTTGTTGAGTTTCTTACGGAACAGTTTTCCTGCAAGAAGCTTGTCTTTAGCCTGATGATATTTGAAATATATATGATCATCAAGACGACCGACAATCTCGATTTTACCAGTCTCATGCGACATGACAAATCGAAATCTCTTGCTGGGTCCATCAAGCATCGCCCTCGTCTCTTCTACGATCTCAAGAGCTCTGAATAATGGGATCTGGTAGATATGTTTTACTGTTTTTACGGGGCGACATTGAAAGACATAGTATGGAGTGACGCCGTTCCTTGTCAGCTTACTCTGTAATTCAGCCAGGACTGCAGGTTTATCATTGACCCCCTTCAACAGGACGGTCTGATTCAGAACTGTCATATTTGCGTCATTCAATATTTTTATAGCTTTTACAGCGCGTGGAGTGATCTCTTTCGGATGATCAAATTGCGTTACAATGTATAACTGCTTTCTTTCGCGAGAACAATCTCCCAAAATATTCAACAGTTCATCGTCCTCTATTATTCTGTCAGGATCGACTACGGGGATCCGTGTTCCTATTCGAATAAACTTCAAATGCTGAATGCCTGCTAATTTCTGTAAAATATCTGCTATTTCGTCATTCGGTAATGTTAATGGATCACCTCCGCTTAAAAGTACGTTTGTGATCTCCTTGTGCGTTTCAAGATATTCAACTACCAGATTCCAGTCTGTTACTATCTCATCCGATACTATACCTGCTAATCTTTTCCTGAAACAGTGGCGACAATACGACGCGCATTGATTTGTAGCCAATATCAGGGCTGTCTGGGAATACTTGTGCTGCAGGCC belongs to Candidatus Latescibacterota bacterium and includes:
- a CDS encoding PhzF family phenazine biosynthesis protein, with amino-acid sequence MKEYEIKYVDVFTTSPFHGNSAAVITDAEGLTTNDMYKIAGEINLSESTFVSPPESGRSAAKIRFFTPDVEYNLSGHAMIGTCFVLAENGLISLPDGMSRVVIDTKVGPIPIEFTFEQESQRSTNSINGDHVRLSGENNGLLRSIMMQQTVTDHRTTDLDLNEIASTLGIDPGLVLHTGLPLEILSNGLIQLVIPIQNQSALINMNPDLIKLKLMNDRFGIQTVDIFTLDSLDEKSITYSRHFSPGSGLWEDPGSGTAAVSIATYLARHGVISKGSYVMRQGKDLDQLCDVFVDIRDNNNGMNTAWVGGLAVTSIKRKMSIRDQSIMIA
- a CDS encoding 2-oxoacid:acceptor oxidoreductase family protein; the protein is MSFRYDIRLSGAGAHGLIDAARVLAEAAAIYEDLYASESCSFGPEARGNTCRADLILSDRAIDSPRVELVDFLLALTPDAYDAYICDLKPGGLLVIDEEIETDDRVHGRLEQKVRLCIDTGQDLKNAQTNIIILGIFASACNVISRKSLQDAIVSRAPKKLEEEYLASFEYGFGLLEGRDIQCLNKRDRDEDR
- a CDS encoding KamA family radical SAM protein, with protein sequence MDVKNIRTIEQLEQYVSFNPDERNEIEKIIKSHPMSLNQYYMDLIDWDDPDDPIRRMVIPSIEENRSEGSYDTSGESDNTKLRGLQHKYSQTALILATNQCASYCRHCFRKRLAGIVSDEIVTDWNLVVEYLETHKEITNVLLSGGDPLTLPNDEIADILQKLAGIQHLKFIRIGTRIPVVDPDRIIEDDELLNILGDCSRERKQLYIVTQFDHPKEITPRAVKAIKILNDANMTVLNQTVLLKGVNDKPAVLAELQSKLTRNGVTPYYVFQCRPVKTVKHIYQIPLFRALEIVEETRAMLDGPSKRFRFVMSHETGKIEIVGRLDDHIYFKYHQAKDKLLAGKLFRKKLNKDDCWLEL